A genomic segment from Lignipirellula cremea encodes:
- a CDS encoding MFS transporter, protein MRLNDCLTPAATAIRRKAASSRELRSNLRASWGDGVAFGGMVGFGETYLAAFVLAAGLGELTAGLVGSVPLIAGGVMQMVSPLLIRRLHSHKRWVVLCALVQAAVFAPLGYAAWQGSISAPAVLILATLYWASGLATGPAWNTWIGTLVPPGVRPRFFALRTRASQAAVFLAFLAGGITLQLAGGGPHLMTAYAALFAIAGGCRLVSAWYLYRHTEPSPMPASMRNISWRELLGQLRSGNGGRLLLYLVAVQAAVQVSGPYFTPFMFRKLELNYGEYVALIGVAYLAKVIALPWWGSMAHKVGAQRLLWIGGAGIAPVAAAWMVSGNLAWLLTVQVLSGVAWAAYELAFFLLFFEAIAPEERTSMLTLYNLINTAAWVAGALGGGAILFLTDASHAGYLIVFAASSFFRALALLLLARLPAIEAEGEEIGLRTLSVRPNAASLDAPVLPSLPSQAE, encoded by the coding sequence GTGCGTTTGAACGATTGCTTGACACCCGCCGCCACGGCGATCAGACGCAAAGCGGCTTCGTCGCGCGAATTGCGTTCGAATCTCCGGGCCAGCTGGGGCGATGGCGTGGCGTTCGGCGGGATGGTTGGTTTTGGCGAAACGTATCTGGCGGCGTTTGTCCTGGCCGCTGGACTGGGCGAACTGACGGCCGGGCTGGTGGGCAGCGTGCCGCTGATCGCCGGGGGCGTCATGCAGATGGTCTCTCCCCTTCTGATCCGCCGGCTGCATTCGCACAAACGCTGGGTGGTGCTGTGCGCCCTGGTCCAGGCGGCCGTCTTTGCACCGCTGGGTTATGCCGCCTGGCAGGGCTCGATCAGCGCGCCGGCTGTGCTGATCCTTGCCACGTTGTACTGGGCGTCGGGGCTAGCGACCGGACCGGCCTGGAACACCTGGATCGGCACGCTGGTGCCGCCGGGCGTTCGTCCGCGATTTTTCGCCTTGCGGACGCGGGCTTCGCAGGCCGCCGTCTTTCTGGCATTCCTGGCAGGCGGAATCACGCTGCAGCTGGCCGGCGGCGGGCCGCACCTGATGACGGCGTATGCGGCCCTGTTCGCCATCGCCGGCGGTTGCCGGCTGGTGTCGGCCTGGTATCTGTACCGTCACACCGAACCTTCGCCGATGCCCGCCAGCATGCGCAATATCTCCTGGAGAGAACTGCTGGGACAGCTGCGCAGCGGCAATGGAGGGCGACTGCTGCTCTACCTTGTCGCCGTCCAGGCGGCCGTGCAGGTCTCTGGCCCCTACTTTACACCGTTCATGTTCCGCAAGCTGGAATTGAATTACGGCGAGTACGTCGCCCTGATTGGGGTGGCGTACCTTGCCAAAGTGATCGCGTTGCCCTGGTGGGGCAGCATGGCGCACAAAGTCGGCGCCCAGCGCTTGCTGTGGATCGGCGGGGCCGGCATCGCCCCGGTGGCGGCGGCCTGGATGGTGTCGGGGAATCTTGCCTGGCTGTTGACCGTCCAGGTGCTCAGCGGCGTCGCCTGGGCCGCTTATGAGCTGGCCTTCTTCCTGCTGTTTTTTGAGGCGATCGCCCCCGAAGAGCGCACCAGCATGTTGACGCTCTACAACCTGATCAACACAGCCGCCTGGGTCGCCGGCGCATTGGGCGGCGGCGCGATCCTGTTCCTCACCGACGCCAGCCATGCCGGCTACCTGATCGTGTTCGCCGCCTCCTCCTTTTTCCGAGCGCTGGCCTTACTGCTACTTGCGCGACTGCCCGCGATTGAAGCCGAAGGGGAAGAGATCGGACTGCGGACGCTGTCCGTCCGTCCCAACGCCGCCTCGCTCGACGCCCCCGTACTGCCCAGCCTGCCGTCGCAGGCTGAGTAG
- a CDS encoding NINE protein: MNSNNTHSVAVGYLTWLVGFFGAHRFYYGKKVTGVIWFFTLGLLFIGWLVDLFLIPSMDRNADLRYRAGEYDYTIGWALLCFLGPLGIHRFYLGKPMTGVLYLLTGGLVGIGLLYDLLTLNEQISARNETAASQI; the protein is encoded by the coding sequence ATGAATTCGAACAACACCCATTCCGTAGCCGTTGGCTATTTGACCTGGCTCGTTGGTTTTTTTGGCGCCCATCGCTTTTACTACGGGAAGAAGGTCACCGGCGTGATCTGGTTTTTCACGCTCGGTCTGCTGTTCATTGGCTGGCTTGTGGACCTGTTTCTGATTCCCAGCATGGACCGCAACGCCGATCTGCGTTACCGGGCCGGCGAGTATGACTATACGATCGGCTGGGCCTTGCTCTGCTTCCTGGGGCCGCTGGGTATCCATCGTTTTTACCTGGGAAAGCCGATGACGGGCGTGCTTTACCTGCTGACGGGCGGTCTGGTCGGAATCGGTCTGTTGTATGATCTGCTTACGCTGAACGAACAGATCAGCGCCCGAAACGAAACGGCCGCGTCGCAAATCTAA
- a CDS encoding SGNH/GDSL hydrolase family protein, whose product MKRILSLGLLLALLAGPLATLQAAPPAVSEPTNAAEAAAQKAAADRLLEEQYQAWVKTLTPAAQAWEVVLQENLGGFYLPIHKRQKVAGQSNAWDYVQDDPRLPRVLLIGDSVSRGYTQSVRKALAGKVNVHRAPANCGPTSMGLKKIDVWLSDGKWDLVHFNFGIHDRNTPLADYTQRLEALVQRMQKSSDRLVWATTTPIPDDAAKKQTAESIVARNAAAAEVMAKNGVAIDDLFVDVTPQLETLQNPNDVHFNAAGYEFLGQRVAAAITAALQP is encoded by the coding sequence ATGAAACGAATCCTCTCTCTGGGACTGCTGCTGGCGCTACTGGCTGGTCCGCTGGCGACGCTCCAGGCCGCGCCGCCCGCGGTGAGCGAACCGACCAATGCTGCGGAAGCCGCCGCCCAGAAAGCGGCAGCCGACCGCCTGCTGGAGGAACAGTACCAGGCCTGGGTCAAAACCCTTACGCCGGCCGCCCAGGCGTGGGAAGTCGTACTGCAGGAGAACCTGGGCGGCTTCTACCTGCCGATCCACAAACGCCAGAAGGTCGCCGGCCAGTCCAACGCCTGGGATTACGTGCAGGACGATCCGCGTCTGCCGCGCGTGTTGCTGATCGGCGATTCCGTGTCACGCGGCTATACGCAGAGCGTGCGCAAGGCTCTCGCCGGCAAAGTGAACGTCCATCGAGCTCCGGCCAACTGCGGCCCGACCTCGATGGGTTTGAAGAAGATCGACGTCTGGCTGAGCGACGGCAAGTGGGACCTGGTCCATTTCAACTTCGGCATCCATGACCGGAACACGCCGCTGGCCGACTATACGCAGCGACTGGAAGCGCTCGTCCAGCGGATGCAGAAAAGTAGCGACCGGCTCGTCTGGGCCACAACCACGCCCATCCCGGACGATGCGGCCAAAAAGCAGACGGCGGAATCGATCGTCGCACGGAACGCGGCCGCCGCCGAAGTCATGGCGAAAAACGGCGTAGCGATCGACGATCTGTTCGTCGACGTGACGCCACAGTTGGAAACGCTGCAGAATCCAAACGACGTCCACTTCAACGCCGCGGGTTACGAATTCCTCGGCCAGCGCGTCGCCGCCGCCATCACCGCCGCCCTGCAACCGTAG
- a CDS encoding alpha/beta hydrolase → MKFPALCALLLLLAVSSLLAQPPERPERPSPAERLAQFLKRYPASDANKDGTLTLEEMRAFQQTRQPRRVRSGDGPMPTHADVAYGEHPKQRFDIWLAESQDGKPTPLCIYIHGGGFRSGSKRVSADTPAGYLRQGVSFASMEYRLSEGGKHPYPIAMHDAARGLQFIRSQAKEWNLDPERVVCYGGSAGAGISLWLAFHDDLADPTSDDPVARQSTRILAAATSNGQSTYDMRTFREWFGVPDLAPHPALTDFYAVKEPADWESDRVKNLMTDAAAITHLTQDDAPVFMTYRGGNVKVTKETNDGVWVHHPLLGLKLQEKMKELGLECVVDYPDHQDKKYGHMANFLIQKLKGE, encoded by the coding sequence ATGAAGTTCCCTGCACTCTGCGCGTTGCTCCTGCTGCTGGCCGTTTCTTCGCTATTGGCCCAGCCTCCAGAGCGGCCCGAGCGGCCGAGCCCCGCGGAGCGACTGGCCCAGTTCCTGAAGCGATACCCGGCCAGCGACGCCAACAAGGACGGCACACTGACCCTGGAAGAGATGCGCGCTTTCCAGCAAACGCGACAGCCCCGTCGCGTTCGCAGCGGGGACGGACCCATGCCCACGCATGCTGATGTGGCGTATGGCGAGCACCCGAAGCAGCGGTTTGATATCTGGCTGGCCGAGTCCCAGGACGGCAAGCCGACGCCGCTTTGCATTTACATCCATGGCGGCGGCTTTCGCAGCGGGAGCAAACGGGTCAGCGCAGACACTCCGGCCGGCTATCTTCGCCAGGGCGTCTCGTTCGCTTCGATGGAATACCGGCTCAGCGAAGGCGGCAAGCATCCGTACCCGATCGCCATGCACGATGCGGCGCGCGGGCTGCAGTTCATCCGCTCCCAGGCAAAAGAATGGAATCTCGACCCGGAACGGGTCGTCTGTTACGGCGGTTCGGCCGGAGCGGGGATCTCGCTGTGGCTGGCCTTCCACGACGACCTGGCCGATCCGACTTCCGACGATCCCGTCGCCCGGCAGTCGACCCGCATCCTGGCGGCCGCCACGTCGAACGGGCAATCGACTTACGACATGCGAACGTTCCGCGAATGGTTTGGCGTTCCCGACCTGGCGCCGCACCCGGCCCTGACCGATTTTTACGCCGTGAAGGAGCCTGCGGACTGGGAGTCGGATCGGGTAAAAAATCTGATGACCGACGCCGCGGCGATTACCCATCTCACGCAGGACGATGCGCCCGTCTTCATGACTTATCGCGGCGGGAATGTCAAAGTCACCAAGGAAACCAATGACGGGGTCTGGGTGCATCACCCGCTGCTCGGCTTGAAACTGCAGGAGAAGATGAAAGAGCTGGGCCTGGAGTGCGTCGTCGACTACCCGGACCATCAGGACAAAAAGTACGGACATATGGCGAACTTTCTGATCCAGAAGCTCAAGGGCGAGTAA
- a CDS encoding WD40 repeat domain-containing protein, whose translation MMNRTTAQAYQSLAACLAVTGVLLLLPVAAGAEELELIASEPVVLVHPHINKSIGNPVHCLAFVRDGEFLATGAASGVLIWDVPTGQLKHTLAVDERAVDSLALHPDGSLLAAGGASGGIKIFDVRSFQTVRTLGPAPGAVRAMAFSPDGKLLATVSPNGQEEIGDEPFGVLLWKVATGELVRKIPLPTPDLGAVSLTFLPAGNQLLTAQDRTIRVIDLEQGDTVQTIERPDLPRTIGSLALSPDGRWLATGSLEPRVRLWDTQSWQQRTFDAHTEEPPPRSGLASIGLSPDGRFVLTGGMDCKACVWDAATGRRLLQLDARGDVSSRWITGVAMSPDNRLFAASHFGGTASLWRISAGK comes from the coding sequence ATGATGAACAGGACGACTGCGCAAGCGTATCAATCCCTGGCGGCCTGCCTGGCGGTTACTGGCGTGCTTCTGTTGCTGCCCGTCGCTGCCGGGGCGGAAGAGCTAGAGCTCATCGCCAGCGAGCCGGTTGTTCTCGTCCATCCGCATATCAACAAGAGTATCGGCAATCCGGTCCACTGCCTGGCGTTTGTGAGAGATGGCGAGTTTCTCGCCACGGGCGCCGCGTCGGGCGTGCTCATCTGGGACGTCCCAACCGGACAGCTGAAGCATACGCTCGCCGTCGACGAACGGGCCGTCGATTCGCTCGCGCTCCATCCGGACGGATCACTGCTGGCGGCTGGCGGGGCGTCGGGCGGCATCAAGATCTTTGACGTCCGTTCCTTTCAGACGGTGCGCACGCTGGGGCCCGCACCGGGAGCCGTCCGTGCGATGGCGTTTTCTCCCGACGGCAAGTTGCTGGCGACTGTCAGCCCGAATGGGCAGGAAGAGATCGGCGACGAGCCATTCGGCGTGCTGCTCTGGAAGGTGGCCACCGGCGAACTCGTGCGCAAGATCCCTCTGCCGACGCCCGACCTGGGGGCCGTGTCGCTCACGTTCCTGCCGGCTGGCAACCAGCTGCTCACGGCGCAGGATCGCACGATCCGCGTGATCGACCTGGAGCAAGGCGACACCGTGCAGACGATCGAACGGCCCGACCTGCCGCGGACGATCGGCTCCCTCGCCCTCTCCCCGGACGGACGCTGGCTGGCGACGGGCTCGCTGGAACCGCGGGTCCGCCTCTGGGACACGCAGTCCTGGCAGCAGCGCACCTTTGACGCCCACACCGAAGAGCCGCCGCCGCGTTCCGGCCTGGCAAGTATCGGTCTTTCCCCCGACGGCCGCTTTGTGCTGACCGGCGGCATGGACTGCAAGGCGTGCGTCTGGGACGCAGCGACAGGGCGACGATTGCTGCAGCTCGACGCCCGCGGCGATGTTTCATCGCGCTGGATCACCGGCGTGGCGATGTCGCCCGACAACCGCCTGTTCGCCGCCTCGCACTTTGGCGGAACGGCCAGCCTGTGGCGGATCTCTGCGGGAAAGTAA
- a CDS encoding DUF1552 domain-containing protein yields MINRRQWLTRLAAGGALISPFAQALAAQAAAAVDPPAAKRFLFVLFENGLREYEVQPHGVPLATDQLRIRSLEALKLPPFVIDPFTPFKDRMTILQGLRGSHLNPNHGAGYGALSGLPQAPADKRRVRAESIDAALARVSPGLFPAVVLGINGGDNDTSTAYGISAWDKGKPIPIQCRPELAYESLFGSTGAGPNDFLARKNLLDFVSDDLKHLQAGLGSAGRQQLEFHVDALESLSKRWGELGDLKDEGALARFAPQPFDTPPRLMPDVIAAQFDIAAAALSAGLTNVATISSGLGGLAPNYKGFSNMGQHGAGHGNPDPELGVRGHEIVRRVHRFMAERTAALMKRLDSIPEGDGSMLDNTLVVFMSDSAERQHSHGSQWPVVLMGDLGGKLKTGQLVSYPMEAREVESYGETLEAGTGQPTNPTLNRLYCTLLHAAGAPRDNFNLPVAGLDSDGPLEELLV; encoded by the coding sequence ATGATCAATCGACGACAATGGCTTACCAGGCTGGCGGCAGGCGGTGCGTTGATTTCCCCGTTCGCCCAGGCATTAGCGGCCCAGGCGGCGGCTGCCGTGGATCCGCCGGCGGCGAAACGATTCCTGTTCGTCCTGTTTGAGAACGGCCTGCGCGAATACGAAGTGCAGCCCCACGGCGTGCCGCTGGCGACCGATCAGCTCCGCATCCGTTCGCTCGAAGCGCTCAAACTGCCCCCGTTTGTGATCGATCCGTTTACCCCGTTCAAGGACCGCATGACGATCCTGCAGGGGCTGCGCGGGTCGCACCTCAACCCGAACCATGGAGCAGGCTACGGCGCTCTTTCCGGCTTGCCCCAGGCGCCTGCTGACAAACGACGGGTTCGGGCCGAGTCAATCGATGCGGCGCTGGCTCGGGTGTCTCCGGGCCTGTTTCCCGCCGTCGTGCTGGGTATCAACGGCGGCGACAACGACACGTCGACCGCGTACGGTATTTCAGCCTGGGACAAAGGGAAGCCGATCCCGATCCAGTGCCGGCCGGAACTGGCTTATGAATCACTCTTCGGCAGCACCGGCGCCGGGCCGAACGATTTCCTCGCCCGGAAGAACCTGCTCGACTTTGTGTCGGACGATCTGAAACACCTGCAGGCAGGGCTGGGATCGGCCGGACGCCAGCAGCTGGAATTCCATGTGGACGCCCTGGAGTCGCTGAGCAAACGCTGGGGCGAACTTGGCGATCTGAAAGACGAAGGCGCCCTGGCCCGGTTCGCTCCGCAACCATTCGACACGCCGCCGCGACTGATGCCCGACGTTATCGCCGCCCAGTTCGATATCGCCGCCGCCGCTTTGTCGGCCGGCCTGACGAACGTCGCGACAATCAGCTCCGGCCTGGGAGGCCTGGCGCCCAACTACAAAGGCTTCTCCAACATGGGGCAGCACGGGGCCGGCCATGGCAATCCCGATCCAGAGCTGGGCGTCCGCGGCCACGAGATTGTACGCCGCGTCCATCGCTTCATGGCCGAGCGCACCGCGGCGCTGATGAAACGACTGGACAGCATCCCCGAAGGGGACGGCTCCATGCTCGACAATACGCTCGTCGTTTTCATGAGCGATAGCGCCGAACGACAGCACAGCCACGGCTCGCAATGGCCGGTCGTCCTGATGGGCGACCTGGGCGGCAAGCTGAAAACGGGTCAGCTCGTCAGCTATCCGATGGAAGCCCGAGAGGTCGAAAGTTACGGCGAAACGCTGGAAGCCGGCACAGGCCAGCCAACCAACCCGACGCTCAACCGTTTGTACTGTACCTTGCTGCATGCGGCCGGGGCGCCTCGCGACAACTTCAATCTGCCCGTCGCCGGCCTGGATAGCGACGGCCCGCTGGAAGAACTGCTCGTCTGA
- a CDS encoding DUF1588 domain-containing protein has protein sequence MKALRVLLPSSALLALLLAGIPLAVSAEPPSAETASALPDLRDDAKPFPLSDFFRRHCSDCHGPQVQEGDIGLHLLGDQPRSEVELALWKRVVGQLESGHMPPDDASQPSSPTRRLAIEAIYDRLERVGVIREGNEVDHAALFSGKPSAESPTAGRLWRLSQPAYENLFRQSFGGVKSASRLRAPWEMLPDPKTGFSDFAAAHRIGEAEVEHHLRNIQPIVREVMSGRSLDDELKTLITADKSATAEQIDAGVSAVFDRVLQRAPTEQERQRYAGFVKKNLQQADAPAAVEQLLLAVMMHPEVFYRVEVARQAQELAPHHLARAIAYSLTDKGPDEKLLQAVADNQLNTAEEVRGQVLRILDDAETSPLRILRFFQEYFGYTRATDVFKDAPTLQAERVVDDAKSTSKEGVWAEASYTFVRDADWLILDILAQDRNVLRELLTTRETFTLTKTERGPRPISVAELLRLKAKHRQNSTTRGFFRGIPVELRIYELDELALRRDAWAPDRRYAMPVGHRAGILTHPSWLVAHSGNFDNDPIHRGKWVREKLLGEKMPEIPITVDAQLPDEPGHTLRHRMRVTRENYCWKCHQQMDPLGLPFERYDHFGRYRETELGEPVETSGFLAGTGDSKLDGPVTGAVELIERLAASERVEQVFVRHVFRYFVGRNETLEDGPALAAAHRAYVESDGSMKALLASILTSPAFLQRAAEGRIGHPSKNEAPSNDRKSP, from the coding sequence ATGAAAGCTCTCCGCGTCCTGCTCCCGAGTTCGGCCTTGTTGGCGCTGCTGCTCGCTGGCATCCCGTTAGCCGTCTCCGCCGAACCTCCTTCTGCGGAGACCGCGTCCGCCCTTCCCGATCTGCGAGACGACGCAAAACCGTTCCCGCTCAGCGACTTCTTCCGGCGGCACTGCAGCGATTGCCATGGACCGCAAGTTCAGGAAGGCGATATCGGTCTGCACTTGCTGGGGGACCAGCCGCGATCGGAAGTGGAACTGGCGTTGTGGAAACGGGTGGTCGGGCAGTTGGAAAGCGGCCACATGCCGCCTGACGACGCCTCGCAGCCGTCGTCGCCAACCCGACGCCTGGCGATCGAGGCGATCTACGATCGACTCGAACGGGTGGGCGTGATTCGCGAAGGGAACGAGGTCGATCACGCGGCCCTGTTCTCCGGCAAGCCGTCGGCCGAATCACCGACTGCAGGGCGGTTGTGGCGGCTCTCGCAGCCCGCTTATGAGAATCTCTTTCGGCAGAGCTTTGGCGGGGTGAAGTCGGCCTCGCGATTACGAGCGCCGTGGGAAATGCTGCCGGACCCCAAAACCGGATTCAGCGACTTTGCCGCGGCGCATCGCATTGGCGAAGCAGAAGTAGAGCACCATTTGCGCAATATCCAGCCGATCGTGCGCGAAGTGATGTCCGGCCGCTCCCTGGACGACGAACTGAAAACGCTCATCACGGCCGACAAATCCGCCACTGCAGAGCAGATCGACGCCGGCGTATCGGCCGTCTTCGACCGGGTTCTGCAGCGTGCACCGACGGAACAGGAGCGGCAGCGTTACGCGGGCTTTGTCAAAAAGAACCTGCAGCAGGCAGACGCCCCGGCGGCCGTAGAGCAGTTGCTGCTGGCGGTGATGATGCACCCCGAAGTGTTCTACCGGGTCGAGGTGGCCCGCCAGGCCCAGGAGCTGGCGCCGCATCACCTGGCCAGGGCGATCGCGTATTCACTGACCGACAAGGGCCCCGATGAGAAGCTGCTCCAGGCGGTTGCCGACAACCAGCTGAACACGGCCGAAGAAGTGCGCGGGCAGGTGCTGCGCATCCTGGACGATGCGGAAACTTCGCCGCTGCGAATCTTGCGATTCTTCCAGGAGTATTTTGGCTACACCCGGGCGACCGATGTCTTCAAAGACGCTCCGACCCTGCAGGCCGAAAGGGTCGTCGACGACGCCAAATCCACCAGTAAAGAAGGCGTCTGGGCCGAGGCCAGCTACACGTTCGTGCGCGACGCCGACTGGCTGATCCTCGACATCCTCGCCCAGGATCGCAACGTCCTGCGGGAATTGTTGACCACCCGGGAAACGTTCACGCTCACCAAAACGGAACGCGGGCCGCGTCCGATCAGCGTTGCGGAACTGCTGCGGCTGAAAGCGAAACACCGTCAGAACAGCACCACTCGTGGGTTCTTCCGCGGCATCCCTGTAGAACTGCGCATCTATGAACTCGACGAGCTGGCTCTCCGACGCGACGCCTGGGCGCCCGATCGACGCTACGCCATGCCGGTCGGCCACCGGGCCGGAATCCTGACACATCCCAGCTGGCTGGTGGCGCACTCGGGCAATTTTGACAACGACCCGATTCATCGCGGCAAATGGGTGCGTGAGAAACTGCTTGGCGAAAAGATGCCGGAGATTCCGATCACGGTCGACGCCCAACTGCCCGACGAACCCGGCCACACGCTCCGCCACCGGATGCGTGTCACGCGCGAAAACTACTGCTGGAAGTGCCACCAGCAGATGGATCCCCTGGGGCTGCCGTTTGAACGCTATGATCACTTTGGCCGGTATCGAGAAACCGAACTGGGCGAGCCGGTCGAAACGTCCGGCTTCCTGGCAGGGACGGGCGACTCCAAACTCGATGGCCCGGTGACTGGCGCCGTGGAACTGATCGAAAGGCTGGCGGCGTCCGAACGCGTCGAACAGGTCTTTGTGCGGCATGTCTTTCGGTATTTCGTCGGCCGCAACGAAACGCTGGAGGACGGCCCGGCCCTCGCCGCGGCGCATCGGGCGTATGTCGAAAGCGACGGCAGCATGAAGGCCCTGCTGGCGTCGATACTTACTTCGCCCGCTTTTCTGCAGCGTGCAGCGGAAGGGCGGATCGGCCATCCCTCGAAGAACGAAGCTCCCTCCAACGACAGGAAATCGCCATGA
- a CDS encoding DUF1592 domain-containing protein → MKRPLSPSSSCLLLAVLLPGMFAVLPGTVSAETAEIDRSVVTFLNSYCVRCHGPEKQNASLRFDTMPVSLADETIAQSWQDILDALNLDEMPPEDEKQPDNDELSLVLETLTKNLREGRERLNDAGGQMVLRRLNRREYQNTIRDLLGLDIGIDSVPDDATLDGFDTIAQAHSFSSLHLERYLSTGSAVLETFIDRRFGVQESQVLRYEPEEGLLEDIRNSQKKLAGRLPASNRKLRRDPTGQVGNGDFVVLQHQLLTDYLAHPASSQGVLVPFRGITPFVKSKTNVLGRNGVYKVRVRCGVDSPQPVDGVFLEVRRVPRQTSNIDHINCVEVRGTIAEPQIIEFEAVVDGVVGNWISLARRTPRQEPLERFQAIAARGSSITAKNEISYLADDEQPNVWIDWIETEGPFPRFEGTIDPSLVKLHPTRATDEEARAMIEKFALAAFRRQPPSPEYLDRVFDIYQQTRENGAEANVATREALKVVLASPRFLFLYEPNVEGEKRKLTPLELAVRLSYFLWSGPPDEELYQAAESGELASPDGLARQLDRMLKSEKSEQFVVNFVTQYLELDRLDGVSPEATPAPDYDRPLQEESRREVFAFFRYLLQENQPVRDMIDADYVVVNSLLADFYGIPDVHGDLYRRVPLPAGSPRGGLLGQSAILTLTGTGERTSPVERGAFVLRKILNRPPPPAPANVPMLEEEGLGNRSIRETLSIHMSKAQCSSCHRRMDPLGFGLENFDPVGRWRETVLSADKSTRFPIEPAGLMPDGERRFATPGEMKKLMMNDQDEFTTGLTQAIMTYGIGRKIGYADQVEVERIVDAASTAGGGLRTLLHEIVKSSAFQTR, encoded by the coding sequence ATGAAGCGACCCCTCTCTCCTTCGTCCTCCTGTCTCCTGCTGGCCGTCCTGTTGCCGGGAATGTTTGCCGTACTACCCGGTACGGTTTCTGCAGAAACAGCAGAGATCGATCGATCCGTCGTGACGTTTTTGAACAGCTATTGCGTCCGCTGCCACGGGCCCGAGAAACAAAACGCCTCGCTGCGTTTTGACACCATGCCGGTATCGCTGGCCGATGAGACGATCGCCCAGAGCTGGCAGGATATTCTCGACGCCCTTAACCTGGATGAAATGCCGCCTGAGGACGAGAAGCAGCCCGACAACGACGAGCTGTCGCTGGTGCTGGAAACGCTTACGAAAAACCTGCGCGAGGGTCGGGAGCGGCTCAACGACGCGGGCGGCCAGATGGTGCTGCGGCGACTCAACCGTCGGGAGTATCAAAACACGATCCGCGACCTCCTCGGCCTGGATATCGGTATCGACTCCGTCCCCGACGACGCCACGCTCGACGGTTTTGACACCATCGCCCAGGCCCATTCGTTCTCATCGCTGCACCTGGAACGGTATCTGAGCACCGGCTCCGCCGTACTAGAGACGTTCATCGATCGCAGGTTCGGTGTGCAGGAATCGCAAGTCCTGCGATATGAACCCGAAGAAGGGCTTCTGGAAGACATCAGGAATAGCCAGAAGAAACTGGCCGGCCGACTTCCTGCATCGAACAGAAAACTCCGGAGAGATCCGACTGGCCAGGTCGGGAATGGCGACTTTGTGGTGCTGCAGCATCAGCTGCTGACCGACTACCTGGCCCATCCGGCGTCCAGCCAGGGCGTGCTGGTTCCGTTCCGCGGCATCACCCCGTTCGTTAAATCCAAGACCAACGTTCTCGGTCGCAACGGCGTCTATAAGGTACGTGTACGCTGCGGCGTCGATAGCCCCCAGCCGGTCGACGGCGTCTTCCTGGAAGTGCGACGGGTTCCTCGACAAACATCGAACATCGACCACATTAACTGCGTCGAAGTTCGCGGCACGATCGCCGAACCGCAAATCATCGAATTTGAAGCCGTCGTCGACGGCGTCGTCGGCAACTGGATCTCGCTGGCAAGGCGGACGCCCCGTCAGGAACCGCTGGAGCGGTTTCAGGCAATCGCCGCCCGTGGTTCCTCGATCACGGCCAAAAATGAGATCTCGTATCTGGCGGATGACGAGCAGCCCAATGTCTGGATCGACTGGATCGAAACGGAAGGGCCGTTTCCGCGATTTGAAGGAACGATCGACCCGTCGCTGGTGAAACTGCACCCTACCCGGGCGACCGACGAAGAAGCCCGGGCGATGATCGAGAAGTTCGCCCTGGCGGCCTTCCGTCGCCAGCCGCCGTCGCCCGAATACCTGGACCGCGTGTTCGATATTTACCAGCAGACGCGGGAGAATGGGGCCGAAGCAAACGTCGCCACGCGTGAGGCCCTGAAGGTTGTGTTGGCTTCGCCCCGCTTTCTGTTCTTGTACGAACCGAACGTCGAAGGGGAAAAGCGAAAGCTGACCCCTCTCGAACTGGCCGTGCGACTGTCCTACTTTCTGTGGAGCGGTCCGCCCGACGAAGAGCTGTACCAGGCGGCGGAAAGTGGGGAACTGGCGTCGCCCGACGGCCTGGCCCGGCAACTGGATCGGATGCTGAAATCCGAGAAGTCGGAACAGTTCGTCGTGAATTTTGTCACGCAGTACCTGGAGCTGGATCGTCTCGACGGCGTCAGCCCGGAAGCGACTCCGGCGCCGGATTACGATCGTCCCCTGCAGGAAGAATCCCGCCGGGAGGTGTTCGCCTTTTTCCGTTATCTGCTGCAGGAGAATCAGCCTGTTCGCGACATGATCGATGCCGATTACGTGGTGGTGAACAGCCTGCTGGCGGACTTTTACGGCATTCCCGATGTGCATGGCGACCTGTACCGCAGGGTTCCCTTGCCGGCCGGTTCTCCCCGTGGCGGCCTGCTGGGTCAGTCGGCCATTTTGACGCTTACCGGGACCGGCGAACGCACTTCGCCGGTGGAGCGTGGGGCCTTTGTCTTGCGAAAAATCCTGAATCGTCCGCCTCCGCCGGCCCCGGCCAACGTGCCGATGCTGGAAGAAGAAGGGCTGGGAAACCGTTCCATTCGAGAAACGCTCAGCATCCACATGAGCAAGGCGCAGTGCAGTTCGTGCCATCGCCGCATGGATCCGCTGGGCTTCGGACTGGAGAATTTTGATCCGGTCGGCCGATGGAGAGAAACGGTCCTGTCCGCCGACAAGTCGACGCGGTTCCCGATTGAACCCGCCGGCCTGATGCCTGATGGAGAACGCCGCTTCGCCACTCCGGGCGAGATGAAAAAGCTGATGATGAACGATCAGGACGAATTCACCACCGGCCTGACCCAGGCCATCATGACCTACGGCATCGGTCGAAAAATCGGCTATGCTGACCAGGTGGAAGTCGAACGTATTGTTGACGCCGCGTCGACGGCAGGGGGCGGGCTGCGAACCCTGCTCCATGAAATTGTTAAAAGCAGTGCCTTTCAAACCCGCTAA